From one Homo sapiens chromosome 2 genomic patch of type FIX, GRCh38.p14 PATCHES HG2275_PATCH genomic stretch:
- the FAHD2B gene encoding oxaloacetate tautomerase FAHD2B, mitochondrial isoform b (isoform b is encoded by transcript variant 3), whose protein sequence is MLVSGRRRLLTALLQAQKWPFQPSRDMRLVQFRAPHLVGPHLGLETGNGGGVINLNAFDPTLPKTMTQFLEQGEATLSVARRALAAQLPVLPWSEVTFLAPVTWPDKVVCVGMNYVDHCKEQNVPVPKEPIIFSKFASSIVGPYDEVVLPPQSQVSASPLPSLVTGPITRAF, encoded by the exons ATGCTGGTGTCTGGTAGAAGAAGATTACTCACAGCTCTGCTGCAGGCTCAGAAGTGGCCCTTTCAACCCTCCAGAGACATGAGACTAGTGCAGTTCCGGGCACCCCACCTGGTGGGGCCTCACTTGGGCCTGGAGACAGGGAATGGTGGAGGGGTTATCAACCTCAATGCCTTTGACCCCACACTCCCAAAGACGATGACGCAGTTCCtagagcagggagaggccacCCTCTCAGTGGCAAGAAG AGCCTTGGCTGCCCAGTTGCCAGTCCTACCATGGTCGGAGGTAACCTTCCTGGCTCCAGTCACATGGCCAGATAAGGTGGTGTGTGTGGGCATGAATTATGTGGACCACTGCAAAGAACAGAACGTGCCCGTGCCCAAGGAGCCCATCATCTTCAGCAAGTTTGCCAGCTCCATCGTGGGGCCCTATGATGAGGTGGTCCTCCCACCACAGAGCCAGGTCAGTgcctccccactgccctccctAGTCACTGGGCCCATCACAAGGGCATTCTGA